The following is a genomic window from Mycobacteriales bacterium.
CCGTGCAGACTGGCGCCGACCGGTATCTCACCAAGGACTTCGAAGCACCCGAACTGGCGGCAGCCGTGAGCGAGGTCATTGCCGCTGCCGAGACCGCGCGCGGCGGACGGCCCGTGCTGCGTCCCGACCCGCTCGAGTTGTCCGACGACGACGTGTTGACTCGGGTGTGCGACCTCCTCGACCGCAAGCTGTTCGAAACTTCGGTGGCCGCCGAGGTCACCGCGCTGGCTGCCACGGCGCGCGGATTCGAGCAAACCGTCGCGGGCCTGCTCGAGGTGCTGGCCCGCTTCGTCGAGTACGACATCGCGACGGTGCTCCTGCTCGAGGAGCGCGCCGCATACGTCGGTGTCGCCCGCGACAGCTCGGTCGGACACTACGAGGAGAACCTCAGCGCGGCCGCCGAGGCGGCCGCAGCCTCGGCCGAGCTCGAGATCTCGGTCGGCAGTCTGGACGTCCGGCTGGCTGACGCCGAAGGACATCTTGGGGCGGAGGACGACGCCCGCATGTCCACGTTCCTGTCAATGCCGCTGCGCGGACACGGGGGGCATGTCATGGGCGTACTCGCGCTGTCGAGTGCGACGAAGAACGCATTCGGCGAGACTGCCCTCGCCACCCTTCGCCTGATCGACGGGCCGGCGGCGATCGTCATCGACAACGCCCGGCTCTCCGGCGCCCGCACGTCCTGAACCGCCGAGGTACGTCGTACCTAGCCCAGCCCGCCATTGGGTAGATAGGGCGACATCGGACCGATCGGTCCGGCGACACAGCGCGTCCCCGCGGGGCGCATCGCCAGGCCCGCCTCGAGGACGACGTCCAAGGCCCACTGCTGCTGCTGGCACATCCAGCGCACCTCGACCTCGGGCTCGGTCGTCTCGGCGAGCGCGGTCCACAGCAGCCGGGCCGCGGCGTCCTCGGTCGTCGCGCC
Proteins encoded in this region:
- a CDS encoding response regulator; the protein is MPSVVIADDSATLRRIVTSVLTREGYDVLAVENGIEAVQAVFRSQPDAVVLDVQMPRVSGYVAARLLKDDWQTADIPVIMLTSLDAASDRYWAVQTGADRYLTKDFEAPELAAAVSEVIAAAETARGGRPVLRPDPLELSDDDVLTRVCDLLDRKLFETSVAAEVTALAATARGFEQTVAGLLEVLARFVEYDIATVLLLEERAAYVGVARDSSVGHYEENLSAAAEAAAASAELEISVGSLDVRLADAEGHLGAEDDARMSTFLSMPLRGHGGHVMGVLALSSATKNAFGETALATLRLIDGPAAIVIDNARLSGARTS